Proteins from a single region of Gasterosteus aculeatus chromosome 20, fGasAcu3.hap1.1, whole genome shotgun sequence:
- the rab11al gene encoding RAB11a, member RAS oncogene family, like, translating to MTNREDEYDYLFKVVLIGDSGVGKSNLLSRFTRNEFNLESKSTIGVEFATRSIQVEGKTVKAQIWDTAGQERYRAITSAYYRGAVGALLVYDIAKHLTYENAERWLKELQDHADSNIVIMLVGNKSDLRHLRAVPTDEAKALAEKHGLSFLETSALDSSNVELAFQTILTAIYNIVSQRQMSGRSDSDFSPASNVVPITVEPTQNSANKGVCCQSN from the exons ATGACCAACCGAGAGGACGAATACGACTACCTCTTCAAGG TGGTGCTGATTGGAGATTCAGGGGTGGGGAAGAGTAACCTGCTGTCCCGCTTCACCCGAAATGAGTTCAACCTGGAGAGCAAGAGCACCATCGGGGTGGAGTTTGCCACTCGCAGCATCCAGGTAGAGGGCAAGACCGTCAAGGCTCAGATCTGGGACACGGCTGGACAGGAGCGATACCGCGCCATCACTTCCGC GTACTACCGCGGAGCAGTTGGCGCTCTCTTGGTTTATGACATTGCCAAGCACTTGACGTATGAAAATGCTGAGCGCtggctgaaggagctgcaggaccACGCGGACAGCAACATAGTCATCATGCTAGTGGGCAACAAAAGTGATCTACGCCACCTGAGGGCGGTGCCAACAGATGAGGCCAAGGCCTTGGCAG AGAAACATGGCCTTTCTTTCCTGGAGACGTCCGCGTTGGACTCCTCTAATGTGGAGCTGGCTTTCCAGACGATTCTTACAG CCATCTACAACATCGTGTCACAGCGGCAGATGTCCGGGCGAAGCGACTCCGACTTCTCGCCTGCTTCCAACGTAGTGCCCATCACGGTTGAGCCCACCCAAAACTCAGCCAATAAGGGCGTCTGCTGCCAGAGCAACTGA
- the rab25b gene encoding ras-related protein Rab-25b, whose product MGSDEAYNFVFKVVLIGESGVGKSNLLSRFTKNEFSHDSRTTIGVEFSTRTTQLSGFTIKAQIWDTAGLERYRAITSAYYRGAVGALLVYDITKHLTYESVERWLKELYDHADPHIVVMLVGNKSDLESERAVPNEEAKDFAEKNGLLFLETSALESTNVEAAFNDVLSEIHRKANSKEVVRGPISAVTLNSSSAETPEEEKACCRNI is encoded by the exons ATGGGGTCAGATGAGGCCTACAACTTTGTCTTCAAGG TGGTTCTAATCGGAGAATCCGGTGTGGGAAAGAGCAACCTTCTCTCCCGCTTCACCAAAAACGAGTTCAGCCATGACAGCCGCACAACCATCGGAGTGGAGTTCAGCACACGGACGACGCAGCTCAGCGGCTTCACCATCAAGGCCCAGATCTGGGACACGGCCGGACTGGAGCGATACCGGGCCATCACTTCTGC GTACTACAGGGGTGCTGTTGGAGCCCTACTGGTCTACGACATCACAAAGCACCTCACCTACGAGAGTGTGGAGCGCTGGCTGAAGGAGCTGTACGACCACGCTGACCCCCACATCGTGGTCATGCTGGTGGGCAACAAGAGCGACCTGGAATCGGAGAGGGCCGTGCCCAACGAAGAGGCAAAAGACTTCGCAG AAAAAAATGGACTTTTGTTTCTGGAGACGTCTGCTTTGGAGTCAACTAACGTGGAGGCAGCATTCAATGACGTCCTGTCAG AGATTCACAGGAAGGCCAACAGTAAGGAGGTGGTTCGGGGGCCCATCAGTGCTGTGACCTTGAACAGCTCCAGTGCAGAAAcgccagaggaggagaaagcctGCTGCAGGAACATCTGA